The proteins below are encoded in one region of Pseudanabaena sp. BC1403:
- a CDS encoding Hpt domain-containing protein, which produces MDQDKQKQITGYFIEEAKEHLQTIESGLLNLQTLMGNSEAVNEIFRAAHSIKGGAAMLGFSSIQHVAHNFEDYFKVMRENTNFQVDQDLQTLFLQAFDKLQELVEHLQSPYGLTKDAVDNVMAGSDQIFANLKNHLQNLISGKTAKANTFDTQKKIDTKGMLSAFQSEVPLKLRNMLELFKQPDSPRSRQNLETICTQLQQIGDRFDLAPWTELMESVRAAVSNPNNQFRTLAPILIKEIKQSQEQVLAQKAHLVKASPQLLQLLSASLGGRTEALTVSLTAPLKAPKIASENTSADEVSKIFGAVIEEDKAMKGWQTFSDRVGWRQNGTWIVSNASPQQISPDGHFPTPLWLASWHQSKDSKAKEFQAQYAALLAKIASCNIN; this is translated from the coding sequence ATGGATCAGGATAAGCAAAAACAGATTACAGGCTATTTTATTGAGGAGGCAAAGGAACATCTCCAGACAATTGAATCAGGACTGCTTAATTTGCAAACGCTGATGGGCAACTCTGAAGCAGTCAATGAGATATTCCGAGCTGCTCACTCAATTAAGGGCGGGGCAGCTATGTTGGGATTTAGTAGCATTCAACATGTTGCCCATAACTTTGAAGACTATTTCAAAGTTATGCGTGAAAATACTAATTTTCAAGTTGATCAAGATTTACAGACCCTCTTTTTACAAGCATTTGACAAGCTGCAAGAACTTGTCGAGCATTTGCAAAGTCCTTATGGGCTAACCAAGGACGCAGTTGATAACGTCATGGCTGGTTCTGATCAAATCTTTGCAAACCTCAAAAACCATCTTCAAAATTTAATCTCAGGAAAAACAGCCAAAGCAAATACATTTGATACACAGAAAAAGATTGATACTAAGGGAATGTTGTCGGCATTTCAGTCGGAAGTCCCGCTCAAGTTGCGAAATATGCTGGAGTTATTTAAGCAACCTGATAGTCCTCGCAGCCGCCAAAATTTGGAAACAATTTGTACTCAATTACAGCAAATAGGCGATCGCTTTGATCTAGCACCTTGGACTGAGTTGATGGAATCAGTAAGAGCTGCGGTATCAAATCCTAACAATCAATTTCGTACCCTCGCACCAATTCTGATTAAGGAAATCAAACAGTCTCAGGAGCAAGTTTTAGCTCAGAAAGCTCATCTAGTTAAGGCATCACCACAGTTATTACAGTTGCTCTCTGCTAGTTTAGGAGGCAGAACTGAAGCTCTGACGGTATCTCTGACGGCTCCTTTAAAAGCACCTAAAATTGCTTCTGAGAATACTTCAGCCGATGAAGTAAGTAAGATCTTTGGGGCGGTGATCGAAGAAGATAAGGCAATGAAAGGTTGGCAAACCTTTAGCGATCGAGTGGGGTGGCGACAAAATGGAACTTGGATTGTTTCCAATGCTTCTCCTCAGCAGATTTCTCCTGACGGGCATTTCCCTACACCGCTTTGGTTAGCGTCATGGCATCAGTCCAAAGACTCTAAAGCGAAAGAGTTTCAAGCTCAGTATGCAGCACTTTTAGCGAAGATTGCTAGCTGTAATATTAATTAA
- a CDS encoding GUN4 domain-containing protein: MDSEEILIEFLGNGDRANGESIKSVSTTKIKDSIQKLASLVQQLATDSAPSQANGLALDEVEISIKLTDAGEAILLGDGQSGGAMTLRFRRSNKVMAIANDDTHTQSQSQLINSNTGVDYTKLKALLSNSKWQEANQETWNVMCQAARKNIGSVLTAEEIKKISCDDLQIIDNLWRKYSNGRYGFSAQNQIYMSSILG, encoded by the coding sequence ATGGATAGCGAAGAAATACTAATTGAATTTTTGGGAAATGGCGATCGCGCTAATGGTGAATCGATTAAATCGGTCAGCACCACTAAAATTAAAGACAGCATTCAGAAACTTGCTAGTTTAGTTCAGCAGCTCGCTACGGACAGTGCTCCGAGTCAAGCTAATGGGTTAGCACTCGATGAGGTCGAAATTTCGATCAAGCTCACGGATGCAGGTGAAGCAATTTTATTAGGTGATGGTCAAAGCGGTGGGGCAATGACTTTACGGTTTCGGCGATCCAATAAAGTAATGGCGATCGCCAATGATGATACACATACTCAATCTCAATCCCAACTAATCAACTCGAATACAGGCGTTGACTACACCAAGTTAAAAGCTTTGCTATCTAATAGTAAATGGCAAGAAGCGAATCAAGAAACATGGAACGTTATGTGTCAGGCGGCGCGTAAAAATATTGGTTCTGTGTTAACCGCAGAGGAGATCAAGAAAATTTCCTGTGATGACTTACAGATCATAGATAACCTCTGGCGCAAGTATAGTAATGGTCGCTATGGCTTCAGCGCTCAGAATCAGATCTATATGTCATCAATTTTGGGATAA
- a CDS encoding chloride channel protein: MSLSRLLVTILNRLQPSAETVMLVSAIAVGVISGTGVTLFRKLILFTQEFYWHKIAIVLSNQWHWAIIFIPMMGALVVSLLRFKLDQLDQAEAKASNRELGLSYSQVPLKTVAAALSLGAGASLGPEGPSVELGSNIGSLLGQMLQFSSERIRLLIGAGGAAGLAAGFNAPIAGVFFALEVLLRDSYRTNKSSPNSDVSVVVIASVISALVSQISLGERPAFSLPVYEVRSYWELPLYLGLGVLASVVALLFTRSIKQAKKFFAGEWAIAPFMKNLSMPFKLLIGGLCVGIIALTFPEVIGIGYETVESILQDTPFTIPLLSILLVVKLLLTAISSASGFVGGIFAPSIFLGAVLGSLYGQAIAYFLPASIPIAASPAYALVGMAAVLAGTVRAPLTSVLLLFEMTRDYRIVLPLMAAVGLCAWVLDQIDTSKSADRMIMQWSGLPADIEVLEKIKIAEVMTLNPASVKYSMPLLQAAQFITSGYHHSALVFDDINHLQGILTTQDIKRILSTPTGDRPFEELTVQNICTSEVLCTFADESLAEALKRMATRDLRQMPVVDRHQPKRVIGMVDRLAITTAYNTALTKRAIAARITATKSTVPIANNTYTSITNISSNGSSNISSNGANDKTNNKDNNLSNLNNSISNTLDSTLTNNLNRESDIHNSEAISS, from the coding sequence ATGTCGCTTTCCCGCCTATTGGTGACCATTCTAAACCGTCTTCAGCCTTCTGCGGAGACGGTTATGCTTGTTTCTGCGATCGCGGTGGGCGTAATCAGTGGTACTGGGGTAACCCTATTTCGTAAGCTCATTTTATTTACCCAAGAATTCTATTGGCATAAAATAGCCATAGTTCTTAGCAATCAGTGGCACTGGGCGATCATCTTTATCCCAATGATGGGAGCGTTAGTAGTTAGCCTTTTACGATTCAAATTAGATCAATTAGATCAAGCTGAAGCCAAAGCTTCTAATCGAGAACTAGGATTATCCTATTCGCAGGTTCCTCTAAAAACTGTGGCGGCGGCCCTTTCACTGGGCGCGGGAGCTTCGCTTGGTCCCGAGGGCCCAAGTGTTGAGTTAGGTAGCAATATTGGATCGTTGCTCGGTCAAATGCTGCAATTTTCTAGCGAACGAATTCGGTTGCTTATCGGAGCAGGTGGAGCCGCAGGGCTAGCCGCAGGGTTTAATGCACCGATCGCAGGTGTATTTTTTGCTTTAGAGGTACTGCTACGTGATTCCTATCGCACCAATAAATCTAGCCCCAACTCGGATGTCAGTGTTGTCGTTATTGCTTCAGTAATTTCGGCGCTGGTTTCTCAGATTAGCCTCGGTGAGCGGCCAGCATTTAGTTTGCCTGTCTATGAGGTGCGCAGCTATTGGGAGTTACCGCTATATCTCGGTTTGGGTGTACTAGCCAGTGTCGTGGCACTTTTGTTTACTCGATCGATTAAACAAGCTAAGAAATTTTTTGCTGGAGAATGGGCGATCGCACCATTCATGAAAAACCTATCCATGCCCTTCAAGCTGCTGATTGGCGGACTATGTGTTGGCATTATTGCCTTAACTTTTCCTGAAGTAATTGGGATTGGTTATGAAACGGTGGAATCAATTCTGCAAGATACTCCTTTCACGATTCCTTTGTTAAGTATTTTGTTGGTAGTTAAACTTTTGCTGACGGCGATTAGTTCTGCTAGTGGCTTTGTTGGAGGGATATTTGCACCATCGATTTTCTTAGGAGCTGTGCTGGGTAGCCTGTATGGGCAGGCGATCGCTTATTTTTTGCCTGCCTCGATCCCGATCGCGGCTTCTCCAGCCTACGCCCTTGTCGGAATGGCGGCAGTTTTAGCAGGAACAGTTCGCGCCCCCTTGACATCGGTGTTGCTATTATTTGAAATGACCCGTGACTATCGCATCGTTTTACCACTGATGGCAGCCGTTGGTCTCTGCGCATGGGTACTTGATCAAATCGATACATCAAAATCAGCAGATCGGATGATCATGCAATGGTCTGGTCTACCCGCCGATATCGAAGTCCTTGAAAAAATCAAAATCGCAGAAGTCATGACCCTCAATCCTGCCTCGGTCAAATATTCAATGCCATTGCTACAAGCCGCGCAATTTATTACAAGTGGATATCATCACAGCGCCCTTGTATTTGATGATATTAACCACTTGCAAGGTATTCTCACCACTCAAGATATTAAGCGAATTCTTTCTACCCCAACAGGCGATCGTCCGTTTGAAGAATTGACTGTACAGAATATTTGCACTAGTGAGGTGCTTTGCACATTTGCCGACGAATCTCTTGCTGAAGCCCTGAAACGCATGGCAACTAGGGATTTGAGGCAGATGCCTGTGGTTGATCGCCATCAACCCAAACGTGTAATTGGGATGGTTGATCGCCTAGCAATTACAACAGCTTATAATACAGCACTAACAAAACGGGCGATTGCTGCTAGAATTACAGCGACTAAATCGACTGTACCTATTGCTAATAATACTTATACGTCTATAACTAACATTTCTAGTAATGGTTCGAGTAATATTTCTAGCAATGGTGCTAATGACAAGACCAACAATAAAGACAATAATTTAAGTAATTTAAATAATTCTATAAGTAATACTTTAGATAGCACTTTAACCAACAACTTAAACAGAGAGTCAGATATTCACAATTCTGAGGCAATTTCTTCTTGA